GATGCGAGCACCATTACGCGAAGGCGGTCTGTTCTCTGTGGCACTGGCCTGCGGGTTACCCCGAGTGGGCGTTACCCACCACCCTGCTCTGCGGAGCCCGGACGTTCCTCGAGCCACTTCCGTGACGCGCGACCGCCTGGTCAACCCATCCGCCGTACAGTCTACCGGCGTCGAGGGTTGCCTCGGTCCCCGGTAATATCGTCAGGTGCTGATTCTGCTGCCGCCTTCCGAAGGCAAGACCCCCGCCGTCAAAGGCCCCGCCGTCGAATGGGAGTCACTCAGCTTTCCGGAACTCAACCCCTACCGCGCCAAGGTGCTGGAATCGTTGGGCACCGTCAGCGCGCACGAGGACGCCTTGGCGTTGCTTGGCGTCGGCGCCTCGCTGAAGGACGACGTCGAACGTAATACCCGGCTGCACGCGGAACCGGCGGCGCCGGCCCACCAGGTCTACTCGGGAGTCCTGTATGACGCGCTCGGCTTCAATTCGATGACGCCGACTCAACGCCGCAAGGCAACCGAATCGATTTTGGTGATTTCGGCACTGTGGGGTGCCATCGGTTTTGGTGACCATGTGCCGGCTTACCGGCTGTCCATGGGAACGGCACTGCCCGACGTCGGACGCCTCGCCTCCTTCTGGAAGCCTCAACTCAGCACCGCCCTCGCCACCCGTAGCGAGGGGGAGCTTTTGGTTGATTGCCGTTCCAGCACGTATGCAGCGGCGTGGGCTCCACCAGCAGCGCAAACCGTCACAGTGAATGTTTTCAACGAGGCCAACGGCAAGCGCACTGTGGTGAGCCACTTTGCCAAGCACACGCGAGGTGAGTTTGCCAGGCATCTGCTGACCAGGCGCGGGAAGGCGCCCGCATCACCCGATCAACTGCTAAAAGCGGCTAAAGAGATTTGGCGGGCGGAACTCGTCCCCGGCACTGCCCGCAAGCCGCACGCGCTGAACATCATCCTGACCAGCTGACTGAAACTGTCAGTTCCACTCCGCCGAACGAACCAGAATGACACCGGAATCCGGGCAGAAGACAATGTCGTCTTCAGCAGCGGCCTTGACTTCGGCCAGGTCACCGGGGCTGAGCATCATGCCCGACCCCTCGGACTTCCCGTGGAACAGCCGGGCAGCCCCGACGCCACGCTTGGCAATCGTCTTCTCATAAACTGCAAGCATTCCGGCGTCCAGGGCCTCCGCGAAAGCGGCACGTTGCCCGCGGACCACGGTTTCCTCGGCCGCGATCTCAGCAATTGCCTCATCCAGTTCGGCGCGGATGCCGGCAAATGAACCCTGGATGTCATCCACGATGGTCTGTTGTGCGGCTTGACGCTCCCGCAGGGTGTCCAAACGCTCCAGGATTTCAAGCTCAACGTCCTCAAGGTCGGAGCGGCGCTTGTTAAGGGATGCGATGTCACTCTGAAGCGCCACCAGGTCCTTGGAGAGGCCGGTTCCGCTGTTGAGCCTGGCTTCGTCACGTTCGATGCGGGACGCGACCTGCTCCACGTCCGCTTCGGAACGACGCAGTTCAGCTTCGGCGTCGTGCACCGCCATCTTGGCAGCGCCCAGTTCACCATTGGCTACATTCAGTGCATCCTGAAGGTCAGCTATCCGCGGATCTGTTTCCAGCACCTTCCGGCGGCCGGCCAACGATTTGAGCTTGGCATCCAGTCCCTGCAGTTCAAGCAATTTCAGTTGTTCTGCCGGTGCTGCTTTCGCCACGCTTACCTCCGCTTGTATCGCTTCCGGCCCTGGGGATCAGTTCCGGATGGACGGCCCGTGTTTATTGGGATTGTCCGTATCTTCTAGACTCTAGTCCCCGCCGGGAGTGAGTATGAAGTCCCAAGGATCGCTGTTGGTGCTGCTCACGCGGATCTCGACGTCGTAGCCCTGATCGCCCAGTACGTTGCCGAGCGCTTCCGCGGCTACGGGCAGCCACAGCCATTCACTGGCAAAGTGTGAGACGTCGATGAGGTACGGCCGGCCGTTGACCGCCCCTTCGCGCGCTTCCGACGCCGGATGGTGCCGCATGTCTGCTGTCACATAGACATCTGCATTGCTGGCCCTGACGGCATCGAACAAGCTGTCGCCCGCACCACCACAGACGGCGACGCGCCGCAGCAGACCGTCCTTGTCACCGGCCACGCGAACCCCTCCGGCCACCGCGGGGAGCATCCCAAAGACCCGGGCAGCGAAATCACCCAGGGTCATGAGCTCAGGAAGGTCACCAACCCGGCCAATGCCTTCCTCGGGCAATCCATTGGCGGCAGGGGTCAGTGGAGCAACATTCTCCAGGCCAAAGGCGTCCGCCAACACGTCCGATACGCCCCCGACCGCGGAGTCACCGTTGGTGTGGACGGTCAGGAGTCCGGTGCCCGCTTCGATCAGCCGGTGCACGGCCAAGCCCTTCGCGGAGGTGGCCGCGACGGAGTTTACGCCTTTGAGCAGCAACGGGTGATGGGTAATCAGGAGCCCCGCTCCCCACTCAATGGCCTCATCGATCACAGCCAATGTAGGGTCCACAGCAAACAGGATCTTGGTGATGGGCGTGTTGGGGCGCCCAACGACGAGGCCTACCTCGTCCCAGTCCTCAGCCAAGGACTCTGGCCAGAGCTCCTCAACAGCAAGCAACACCTGGCCAAGAGTCGGGTCCCCGCTTGCTTCCACTGTCCCGGCGTCGTCGCTGGAATCCGCACCAGAAATGGCGGTGTCTACTGCTTCCATACTCTTATTCTTACCTACTGGACCCGATGGGGCAGTTTTGGTAGCTGCCGTACCTGCCCAGCGGCGTTATTGTCCCGTAAGGTATTGCGGGAATCATCAGGCCCTCCAATCCATTGAAGAGATCATGAAAACTTTTGTACTTGGTGGTGGATGCTTCTGGTGCCTTGATGCCGTGTACCAGAAAACCCGCGGTGTCAGTTCGGTAGTCTCCGGCTATACGGGTGGCCATGTCAGAAACCCTGACTACTACGACGTCTGCTCGGGAACTACCGGTCATGCAGAGGTGGTTGCGGTGACATTCGACGAAACCGTGGTGCCGGAGGAGGTCATTCTTGACATGTTCTTCGCGTTGCATGACCCCACCACGTTGAACCGCCAGGGCTACGACACAGGCACCCAATACCGTTCGTCGATGTTCTACACCACGACGGAGGAAAAGATCCTCTTCGAAGAAGCCATCGAGCGCGCGCAAGCACTCTGGGCCAATCCGATTGTGACGGAAGTAAGCCGGCTACCCGAGTTCTATGAAGCAGAGGAAGTCCATCAGAACTATTACGCCAAGTTCCCGTACCAGGGCTATTGCCAGGTCATCATCAATCCAAAGCTGGCCAAAGCGCGGAAATATTACTCTGCATGGCTAACTGCTTAGCAGGGTTTCGATGCGGCTGGTTAGGCTGACCTCAGCATTCCCTCTTCAGAGATAGGCATAATCTTCATGGCAAGGATCTACGACGACGTCACCCAGCTGGTCGGCCGCACTCCGCT
This genomic stretch from Micrococcaceae bacterium Sec5.1 harbors:
- a CDS encoding peroxide stress protein YaaA produces the protein MLILLPPSEGKTPAVKGPAVEWESLSFPELNPYRAKVLESLGTVSAHEDALALLGVGASLKDDVERNTRLHAEPAAPAHQVYSGVLYDALGFNSMTPTQRRKATESILVISALWGAIGFGDHVPAYRLSMGTALPDVGRLASFWKPQLSTALATRSEGELLVDCRSSTYAAAWAPPAAQTVTVNVFNEANGKRTVVSHFAKHTRGEFARHLLTRRGKAPASPDQLLKAAKEIWRAELVPGTARKPHALNIILTS
- a CDS encoding C4-type zinc ribbon domain-containing protein, giving the protein MAKAAPAEQLKLLELQGLDAKLKSLAGRRKVLETDPRIADLQDALNVANGELGAAKMAVHDAEAELRRSEADVEQVASRIERDEARLNSGTGLSKDLVALQSDIASLNKRRSDLEDVELEILERLDTLRERQAAQQTIVDDIQGSFAGIRAELDEAIAEIAAEETVVRGQRAAFAEALDAGMLAVYEKTIAKRGVGAARLFHGKSEGSGMMLSPGDLAEVKAAAEDDIVFCPDSGVILVRSAEWN
- a CDS encoding Nif3-like dinuclear metal center hexameric protein codes for the protein MEAVDTAISGADSSDDAGTVEASGDPTLGQVLLAVEELWPESLAEDWDEVGLVVGRPNTPITKILFAVDPTLAVIDEAIEWGAGLLITHHPLLLKGVNSVAATSAKGLAVHRLIEAGTGLLTVHTNGDSAVGGVSDVLADAFGLENVAPLTPAANGLPEEGIGRVGDLPELMTLGDFAARVFGMLPAVAGGVRVAGDKDGLLRRVAVCGGAGDSLFDAVRASNADVYVTADMRHHPASEAREGAVNGRPYLIDVSHFASEWLWLPVAAEALGNVLGDQGYDVEIRVSSTNSDPWDFILTPGGD
- the msrA gene encoding peptide-methionine (S)-S-oxide reductase MsrA; the encoded protein is MKTFVLGGGCFWCLDAVYQKTRGVSSVVSGYTGGHVRNPDYYDVCSGTTGHAEVVAVTFDETVVPEEVILDMFFALHDPTTLNRQGYDTGTQYRSSMFYTTTEEKILFEEAIERAQALWANPIVTEVSRLPEFYEAEEVHQNYYAKFPYQGYCQVIINPKLAKARKYYSAWLTA